One Maylandia zebra isolate NMK-2024a unplaced genomic scaffold, Mzebra_GT3a scaffold02, whole genome shotgun sequence DNA window includes the following coding sequences:
- the LOC143415651 gene encoding ICOS ligand-like, whose amino-acid sequence MFAVTSPWICGTLLSVSFVGFTCAGHKSITAESGQDVTLTCGAPNKNIIVVEWSRTDLQPDYVLLYRDDLFVPDNQHPSFKNRVDLQDRKMKDGDVSLILKDVTINDTGTYECRVFMRGANRRKRAHLKTKPITTISLNVSPGQTGGHTEDGGKEAGKEDGSVGLKVGLPVGVIVAVAVVGVCFLIYRKLKQRNQGTYEPPVECQPVGNVSVFSS is encoded by the exons atgtttgctgtAACATCTCCGTGGATCTGCGGGACTTTACTGTCTGTCTCCTTCGTGGGCTTTACCTGTGCAG gGCACAAAAGcatcacagctgagtctggGCAGGATGTCACTCTGACATGTGGAGCTCCAAACAAGAACATCATAGTGGTAGAGTGGAGCAGAACTGACCTGCAGCCAGATTATGTCCTCTTGTACCGGGATGATCTGTTTGTTCCAGAcaaccagcatccatcttttaagaaccgggtggatctgcaggacagaaagatgaaggatggagacgtgtctctGATTCTGAAGGATGTGACGATTAATGACACTGGAACATACGAGTGTCGTGTCTTCATGAGAGGAGCAAACCGCAGGAAGAGAGCTCATCTGAAGACTAAGCCAATCACCACCATCAGCTTAAATGtttctccag gtcagacaggaggacacacagaggatggagggaaggaggcaGGGAAGGAGGATGGATCTGTTGGACTGAAAGTTGGTCTTCCAGTTGGGGTTattgttgctgttgctgttgttggtgtttgttttttgatctACAGAAAACTTAAACAACGTAACCAGGGTACATACGAGCCTCCAGTTGAATGTCAGCCTGTTGGAAATGTCTCAGTGTTTTCCAGCTGA
- the LOC143415721 gene encoding coxsackievirus and adenovirus receptor-like codes for MLLLNMAYFKILLVLFLISELTALQQDVQAKPGAYVTLQCEISTDEIISVLKWSRADLNTDGYVYFYRNKRFYENYQHPSFHGRVKLRDPEMKDGDVSLILKNVAFNDTGMYECHIAVRNPVRSKRVHTEISHFINFTVTGETHESVLEKTVMEKRGADGNMDDAERVGSPSLQVVVPVAVFVALVAVAFGVHRKTHQHKKQHPVKLPTEDSAEV; via the exons ATGCTTCTGTTAAACATGGCTTATTTTAAAATCCTTCTGGTTTTGTTTCTAATTTCTGAGTTAACAG CTCTTCAGCAGGATGTTCAGGCAAAACCTGGAGCATACGTCACTCTTCAGTGTGAGATTTCCACAGATGAAATAATCTCAGTGTTGaagtggagcagagctgacctgAACACAGACGGCTACGTCTACTTCTACAGGAACAAACGATTCTATGAAAACTACCAACATCCATCTTTTCATGGCCGAGTGAAGCTGAGGGACCCagagatgaaggatggagacgtttCTCTGATTCTGAAGAACGTCGCGTTTAATGACACTGGGATGTATGAGTGTCACATAGCTGTGAGGAACCCTGTGAGAAGTAAAAGAGTTCACACTGAGATCAGTCACTTCATCAACTTCACAGTCACAG GTGAAACACATGAAAGCGTGTTGGAGAAAACAGTCATGGAAAAACGAGGTGCAGATGGAAACATGGATGATGCTGAAAGGGTCGGATCTCCATCTCTTCAGGTTGTTGTTcctgttgctgtttttgttgctCTTGTTGCCGTTGCTTTTGGGGTACACCGAAAAACTCATCAACATAAGAAGCAACATCCAGTCAAGCTTCCTACTGAAGACTCTGCTGAAGTGTAA